One Ignavibacteriales bacterium DNA window includes the following coding sequences:
- a CDS encoding TonB-dependent receptor, giving the protein MQKFIVVVLLVFTFSIVSKAQADLSIPDSLKTYKLSDVVITATKTFTPAIEVASSVTIITEKDLINSGKIYVSDILQDVAGVSVAQQGGAGKLTRVFIRGANPHHTLILIDGVEVNDPGSISNAFDLANLQTINIERIEILRGPQSTLYGSDALAGVISIFTKQGSGKPKFSVSAEGGSFETYKGFLGISGGLNYLKYSIGYSSLHSQGFSSSNKKYGNSENDSYQNNSFNSRIDLNPINNLELDFIFNYSKSKAGLDQNEKLGDDPNFFSNVDESLFKLNGTWNLFNGYWTQNFGVSIIKNINKTTDGIDATHPNLSSVNYFTGNRTKFEWQSNLNISRNNGLTLGFETEQEKAYSDYLSTSEWGEYKSVFPSNKATTTGVYLQDQLKVMDSFFSSFGIRYDKHNRFGSVLTYRIAPTYFLSTTNTKLKATYGTGFKSPSLYYLFDPMYGNPNLKPEKSKGWDAGVEQYLFNYNFTFGLTYFNNNFTDLIGYDKNFKTINIDKAETNGVEVSISTSAIYNFILSTNYTYTESKDKSLGNDDSGKDLLRRPKNKISFNINYSFSNANLNFEILNIGAREDKDFSTYPVQRVKLKSYTLLNVAVSYKFINQLSLYGRIENLTNTDYEEVLYYGTASRSAYLGLRINF; this is encoded by the coding sequence ATGCAAAAATTTATTGTTGTTGTTTTATTGGTTTTTACATTTTCAATTGTTTCTAAGGCTCAGGCAGATTTATCAATTCCAGATTCACTTAAAACCTACAAGCTTTCAGATGTTGTAATAACTGCAACAAAAACATTTACACCCGCAATTGAAGTTGCCAGTTCCGTTACAATTATTACCGAAAAAGATTTAATCAATTCCGGTAAAATTTATGTTTCCGATATATTGCAGGATGTTGCTGGAGTATCTGTTGCTCAACAGGGTGGAGCTGGTAAACTTACCCGGGTATTTATTCGTGGTGCAAATCCACACCATACACTTATTTTAATTGATGGAGTTGAAGTTAACGATCCCGGCTCTATAAGTAATGCATTTGACCTGGCAAATTTACAAACAATCAATATTGAGCGGATTGAAATCCTGCGCGGACCACAAAGCACTCTTTACGGCTCTGACGCGCTTGCTGGAGTAATAAGCATCTTTACAAAACAGGGAAGCGGTAAGCCAAAATTTTCTGTTTCTGCTGAAGGTGGATCCTTCGAAACGTATAAAGGTTTTTTGGGTATAAGTGGTGGTTTAAATTATCTCAAGTATTCTATTGGTTATTCATCATTACACAGCCAGGGATTTTCTTCTTCAAATAAGAAATATGGAAATAGCGAAAATGATTCTTACCAAAACAATTCGTTTAATTCAAGGATTGATTTAAATCCGATTAATAATCTCGAACTGGATTTTATTTTTAATTATTCAAAAAGCAAAGCAGGATTGGATCAAAATGAAAAGTTAGGAGATGACCCAAACTTTTTTTCTAATGTTGATGAATCTTTATTTAAACTAAATGGTACCTGGAATTTGTTTAATGGATATTGGACACAGAACTTTGGAGTTTCGATTATTAAAAATATTAACAAGACAACAGACGGAATAGATGCAACTCATCCAAATCTTTCCTCTGTAAATTATTTTACCGGTAATCGTACAAAATTTGAGTGGCAAAGTAATTTAAATATAAGTCGTAATAATGGTTTAACGCTTGGATTTGAAACCGAACAAGAAAAAGCTTATTCGGATTATTTAAGTACAAGTGAATGGGGTGAATACAAATCAGTCTTTCCATCCAACAAGGCAACAACGACTGGAGTTTATCTCCAGGATCAATTGAAAGTGATGGATTCTTTTTTTTCATCATTTGGAATAAGATATGACAAACATAACCGGTTTGGCTCTGTATTAACTTATAGGATTGCACCGACGTATTTTCTTTCTACAACTAATACAAAATTAAAAGCTACATATGGAACCGGATTTAAATCTCCTTCACTTTATTACCTGTTCGATCCAATGTATGGAAATCCAAATTTGAAGCCGGAAAAAAGCAAAGGTTGGGATGCTGGAGTGGAACAATATCTTTTCAATTATAATTTTACTTTTGGGCTGACATACTTTAATAATAATTTTACTGATTTAATAGGGTATGATAAAAATTTTAAAACCATAAATATTGATAAAGCAGAGACAAATGGTGTAGAGGTTTCAATTTCAACATCAGCAATTTATAATTTTATACTGAGCACAAATTATACTTATACTGAAAGTAAAGATAAAAGCCTGGGAAACGATGACAGTGGAAAAGATTTACTAAGACGACCAAAGAATAAAATTTCGTTCAACATAAATTATTCATTCAGCAATGCAAATTTGAATTTTGAAATTCTAAATATCGGTGCAAGGGAAGATAAAGATTTTTCTACTTATCCTGTTCAACGTGTGAAATTGAAATCCTACACGCTTCTAAATGTTGCTGTTTCTTATAAATTTATTAATCAGTTAAGTCTTTACGGAAGAATTGAAAACCTGACCAACACCGATTATGAAGAAGTTTTGTATTACGGAACAGCATCCCGTTCTGCATATCTTGGATTAAGAATTAATTTTTAG
- a CDS encoding carboxypeptidase-like regulatory domain-containing protein — MLKLNHKHFSKLILLVIFSSTIFPQNFYNSISGRILDESSGKPLARVNVFITGTTWGAITDEDGYYKISSVKPGKLELVVSMIGFEITTKIFTLTEKSELELNFRLKQKSYELNSIEIISEKPVDWQNNLRTFQNLFLGQNKYSSDCTIVNSVKLEFDSNMNNILSARIDEPLVIINKALGYKIYCVLLNFKWDMDERRIQFLVKPRFEEMNSSSEQEKLLWLNNRKDVFNGSLNHFLRGLINNDFLKLGYKIYFAVMPSESKNLSKLQQIFSRDKLLRKGMLDGEYSLHFENYVRIVFDENISWLKLCYPEVTLDKFGNPEESMPFETYGYWATSGMADMLPNNFEIESEE; from the coding sequence ATGTTGAAATTAAACCACAAACATTTTTCCAAACTTATTTTATTGGTAATCTTTTCTTCCACAATATTTCCCCAGAATTTTTACAATTCAATCTCCGGTAGAATTTTAGATGAATCATCTGGAAAACCTTTAGCAAGAGTTAATGTATTCATTACCGGAACTACATGGGGCGCTATCACTGATGAAGATGGTTATTATAAAATATCGTCTGTTAAACCTGGTAAACTCGAATTAGTTGTTTCAATGATAGGTTTCGAAATAACAACCAAAATTTTTACTTTAACAGAGAAATCTGAATTAGAATTAAATTTTAGGTTAAAGCAGAAATCATATGAATTAAATTCTATTGAAATAATTTCCGAAAAACCTGTCGACTGGCAGAATAATCTTCGGACTTTCCAAAATTTATTTTTAGGACAGAACAAATATTCTTCTGATTGCACAATTGTAAATTCTGTTAAACTTGAATTTGATTCTAATATGAATAACATTTTGTCTGCCCGCATTGACGAACCTTTAGTTATCATCAATAAAGCACTTGGTTATAAAATCTATTGCGTGCTGTTAAACTTTAAATGGGATATGGATGAAAGAAGAATTCAGTTCCTTGTTAAACCGAGATTTGAAGAAATGAATTCATCTTCTGAGCAGGAAAAATTATTGTGGTTGAATAACCGAAAAGATGTTTTTAATGGATCATTAAATCATTTTTTACGAGGATTAATCAATAATGATTTTCTAAAGCTGGGATATAAAATTTATTTTGCAGTTATGCCAAGTGAATCAAAAAACCTTAGTAAGTTACAACAAATTTTTTCTAGAGATAAATTACTACGGAAAGGAATGCTTGATGGTGAATATTCGTTACATTTTGAGAATTATGTCAGAATTGTTTTTGATGAAAATATTTCCTGGTTGAAATTATGTTATCCCGAAGTAACTTTAGATAAATTTGGTAATCCAGAAGAGTCAATGCCGTTTGAGACGTATGGTTATTGGGCAACTTCCGGA